One Gimesia aquarii DNA segment encodes these proteins:
- a CDS encoding S8 family peptidase gives MADIVQYLVLRRRKIASPTSIEEIYGHPYTVNPRASEDMIVEQINAPLVELNEIRSEEDCLGIAPVIPLRHIAPMNRTQRPSNGDTSILPWGLRAVGVERTELTGHGVTVAVLDTGIEKEHPAFSHIFSGIECENFTGEEAVDYDGHGTHVAGTIFGESINGVRIGVAPGIKKALIGKIIGRQGTTSVQLQRGLQWAIENGANIVSMSLGFDFPRYTKKLCEELPRDVAFSRALRAYQQNLDFFSTYASHATISATQPLLLVAAAGNETRRDERSDYAIDKSLPAAAPGFLSVGALMNSGTKLEVASFSNTGVRVSAPGVDILSAIPGGGDSEMSGTSMATPHVSGVAALWLEYLTKKQGIVSSGLLADKVVGSATDQFLEGAPESDVGAGIVQTP, from the coding sequence ATGGCAGATATTGTCCAATATCTCGTGCTTCGCCGCAGAAAAATTGCATCACCTACTTCGATTGAAGAGATTTACGGTCATCCGTATACCGTTAATCCCCGAGCGTCGGAAGATATGATAGTTGAGCAGATAAATGCGCCACTTGTAGAGCTCAACGAAATTCGGAGTGAGGAAGACTGCCTCGGTATCGCACCGGTCATCCCCTTAAGGCATATTGCCCCGATGAATCGAACTCAGCGCCCTTCAAATGGCGACACATCCATTTTGCCATGGGGGCTACGGGCAGTCGGTGTGGAGCGAACGGAATTGACGGGTCATGGTGTGACTGTTGCCGTACTTGATACCGGCATCGAGAAAGAGCACCCAGCGTTCTCCCACATTTTTTCGGGAATCGAATGTGAAAACTTCACCGGCGAAGAGGCTGTAGACTACGATGGTCATGGCACTCATGTCGCGGGGACAATCTTTGGTGAGAGTATCAACGGCGTCCGAATTGGCGTTGCACCTGGAATCAAAAAAGCGCTAATCGGCAAAATCATTGGAAGGCAAGGAACGACATCGGTGCAACTTCAACGCGGGCTTCAATGGGCCATTGAAAACGGTGCCAATATTGTTTCCATGTCTCTTGGCTTTGATTTCCCTCGCTACACCAAGAAACTGTGTGAGGAACTGCCGCGCGATGTGGCTTTCTCAAGAGCCCTACGAGCTTATCAGCAGAATTTGGATTTCTTCTCTACTTATGCCTCTCATGCGACTATTTCTGCCACTCAGCCATTGCTACTGGTTGCAGCCGCTGGCAACGAAACTAGGCGCGACGAAAGATCGGATTATGCAATAGACAAATCCCTGCCAGCGGCAGCTCCAGGATTTCTGAGCGTCGGTGCCCTCATGAATTCCGGTACGAAGCTTGAAGTGGCGTCGTTTTCTAACACCGGAGTCAGAGTTTCTGCGCCGGGTGTTGATATTCTATCCGCGATCCCTGGAGGCGGCGATTCAGAGATGAGCGGCACTAGTATGGCAACACCGCATGTGTCCGGTGTTGCCGCGCTATGGCTGGAATATCTGACGAAGAAGCAGGGGATCGTTTCCAGCGGTTTACTTGCGGATAAGGTGGTTGGAAGCGCCACCGATCAGTTTTTGGAAGGTGCTCCAGAAAGCGATGTAGGTGCCGGGATTGTGCAAACACCATAG
- a CDS encoding SdiA-regulated domain-containing protein yields the protein MKFILVILCLFIHTPVCKADTPPLVAEIKSISQLHGSYRSKYSHSAPLHLSGITTHSGNLFVVGDKSNDRYLYGIEHKNGHWHIVSRLSLNYENDKRMPSFEGVACKGNTLFVVNEDPTHIYSFSFNSKSTQLDYNNEIKIDFDPTGLSINHWDNSGFEGIAYDNQSRLLYLAKERNPRFILAVSLNHAVTRGIVVSQFDVPGTTFTDDTQRHLGRKKTYSGLTFHNGFLYALERRGYSIIKIDPTKKIIVSRLSFAALKDGKYGSLYKEGTRYGLAEGIVFHNGNILIGIDNNGKDVDRDHNLVKMYNLSGNEPSIVILGKPDEF from the coding sequence ATGAAATTCATATTAGTAATCTTATGCCTTTTCATTCATACGCCTGTCTGTAAAGCAGATACCCCCCCTTTAGTCGCAGAAATTAAGTCGATTTCGCAATTGCATGGCTCATATCGTAGTAAGTATTCGCATTCTGCTCCACTTCACCTCAGTGGTATTACGACACATAGCGGAAACCTGTTTGTGGTTGGAGACAAGTCGAACGATCGATACCTTTACGGTATCGAACACAAGAATGGCCACTGGCACATAGTCAGCAGGCTCTCTCTTAACTACGAAAATGATAAAAGAATGCCGAGCTTTGAAGGTGTAGCGTGTAAAGGAAATACACTCTTTGTCGTCAATGAGGATCCAACGCACATTTACTCATTTTCATTTAATAGTAAAAGTACTCAACTCGATTACAATAATGAAATTAAAATAGACTTCGATCCGACTGGCCTATCAATAAACCACTGGGATAACTCAGGTTTTGAAGGAATCGCGTATGATAATCAATCGCGATTGCTGTATTTGGCTAAGGAACGGAACCCTAGATTCATTCTAGCTGTATCTCTTAATCATGCTGTTACTCGTGGCATAGTAGTTTCTCAGTTCGATGTTCCAGGAACAACCTTTACAGATGACACTCAAAGGCATCTTGGTCGAAAGAAAACGTACTCTGGACTCACGTTTCACAATGGCTTTCTTTATGCATTGGAACGACGTGGCTATTCGATAATAAAGATTGATCCCACAAAGAAAATAATTGTATCACGTCTGTCATTTGCCGCACTCAAAGATGGTAAATATGGTTCTTTATACAAAGAGGGGACACGATATGGCCTAGCCGAGGGTATCGTATTTCACAACGGAAATATTTTAATAGGGATTGACAATAATGGAAAAGATGTTGATCGAGATCATAATTTAGTAAAAATGTATAACCTCTCCGGAAACGAACCTTCAATCGTAATACTTGGCAAGCCGGATGAATTCTAA
- a CDS encoding terminase small subunit: protein MRKKSAKRSSKRATSKRTTSKTKKTAKKQAPAKKTEPVKCVIGFTAAAERWDVSDKTIQNWIKKGLPVSGTQRKRVFDVSECDAWVASYRDEKADRESQKLNEELKKEKLLQEKLKRKDLERKDLIADEKLISREEYELFAAECVIEARDQMLTLPKEMRRHLCKKCHVKVEEMRRLIEQALQRLSEIEEGPKK, encoded by the coding sequence ATGCGCAAAAAATCAGCAAAGCGATCATCCAAAAGAGCCACTTCAAAACGCACGACGTCAAAAACGAAAAAAACCGCTAAAAAACAGGCTCCAGCGAAAAAAACAGAGCCGGTCAAATGTGTCATTGGATTTACTGCTGCTGCCGAACGATGGGACGTTAGCGACAAGACGATCCAGAACTGGATCAAAAAAGGACTTCCGGTTAGTGGAACTCAACGAAAGAGAGTGTTCGATGTTTCTGAGTGTGATGCGTGGGTAGCATCTTATCGTGATGAGAAAGCAGACAGAGAGTCCCAGAAGCTCAACGAAGAACTCAAAAAAGAAAAGCTGCTTCAGGAGAAATTGAAGCGGAAGGACCTGGAGCGTAAAGATTTAATCGCAGATGAGAAGCTGATCAGTCGGGAAGAATACGAGTTGTTTGCTGCGGAATGTGTGATCGAGGCCCGCGACCAGATGTTGACACTACCAAAGGAGATGCGGCGCCATCTCTGTAAAAAATGTCATGTAAAAGTAGAAGAAATGCGAAGATTGATTGAGCAGGCATTGCAGCGGTTATCTGAAATCGAAGAGGGACCGAAAAAATGA
- a CDS encoding RusA family crossover junction endodeoxyribonuclease, with the protein MSDNGEPLIEALEEADAGVAPSPFGELSVKIPGAPASIQSKKAQRNAYIAQIKTELSKFQFILTGQIILEITWNVPAKSRYETDAKADIDNCLKPIIDAFTGPDGIMIDDCQLKGLYISWTHINSGDEYLHFQFKFDSDHYCERDDLVFIRLEKGLRCPVNTNWPKELKTIWVKAIQAGEDLKAILENENVSYLTLASMTGGAQPFHATRTVGFRDLSPEEFAGET; encoded by the coding sequence ATGTCGGATAATGGTGAGCCACTTATCGAAGCTCTTGAAGAAGCAGACGCGGGTGTCGCTCCATCACCATTCGGTGAGTTGTCTGTCAAGATCCCCGGCGCACCGGCATCCATTCAATCCAAAAAAGCCCAGCGAAACGCCTACATCGCACAAATCAAAACCGAGCTGTCAAAGTTTCAGTTCATTTTAACGGGACAGATAATTCTCGAGATCACATGGAACGTTCCAGCGAAGAGTCGCTACGAGACCGACGCCAAAGCAGACATTGACAACTGTCTGAAACCAATCATTGACGCGTTCACTGGGCCTGATGGAATCATGATCGACGATTGCCAGCTTAAGGGGCTTTATATCTCTTGGACCCACATCAATTCAGGAGATGAGTATTTGCATTTCCAATTCAAGTTTGATTCGGACCACTATTGTGAGCGAGATGATTTGGTATTCATTCGCCTCGAAAAGGGCCTGCGTTGTCCAGTGAACACCAATTGGCCCAAAGAGCTGAAAACTATTTGGGTTAAAGCGATCCAAGCAGGTGAAGACCTCAAAGCGATTCTTGAGAATGAAAATGTATCTTACTTGACGCTTGCCTCGATGACTGGTGGAGCACAACCGTTTCACGCAACGAGAACAGTTGGCTTTAGAGACTTGTCACCTGAAGAGTTTGCTGGCGAAACATAA
- a CDS encoding host-nuclease inhibitor Gam family protein, translating to MKSLTANDRPAAELLGADPVIQTEEDLDKALNELSFLNAFDQSVNATCTRYIEKLKQESEQRKYVLIDDQDPVTIESRRELLNKRVNEYCKANRSSLIDGKKKTKSFPHGSVSFKDQPARVEYRSGLKEADSLSLLDKLMQSSLVEQITAWLMSICVFGKNKEARLLSEIVELKPKLSVSKIKKAFEEKRLTADHLKQLGLKYSQGKEQLTIKPAEYKPG from the coding sequence GTGAAAAGCCTCACCGCCAATGATCGACCCGCTGCGGAATTGCTGGGAGCGGATCCCGTCATTCAGACAGAGGAAGATCTCGACAAGGCTTTAAATGAACTCTCATTTTTGAACGCCTTTGATCAGTCTGTGAACGCGACTTGCACCAGGTATATCGAGAAACTCAAACAGGAATCTGAGCAACGCAAATATGTTTTGATCGATGATCAAGACCCAGTCACGATTGAAAGCCGAAGGGAGCTGCTCAACAAGCGAGTGAACGAGTATTGCAAAGCTAATCGATCGAGCTTGATCGATGGAAAGAAGAAAACCAAATCGTTTCCACACGGTTCGGTGAGCTTCAAAGATCAGCCAGCCAGGGTGGAGTATCGATCTGGTCTGAAAGAAGCAGACAGTCTTAGTCTATTAGATAAGCTCATGCAGTCATCGTTGGTTGAACAGATCACAGCCTGGTTGATGTCGATTTGTGTTTTTGGAAAGAACAAAGAGGCGCGCCTGTTATCTGAAATCGTCGAACTCAAACCGAAGCTCAGTGTTTCCAAGATCAAAAAAGCATTCGAAGAAAAACGATTGACGGCAGATCATCTGAAACAACTCGGCTTGAAATATTCCCAAGGCAAAGAACAGCTGACGATCAAGCCGGCTGAGTACAAGCCTGGCTGA